The Euphorbia lathyris chromosome 8, ddEupLath1.1, whole genome shotgun sequence genome has a window encoding:
- the LOC136202428 gene encoding replication protein A 70 kDa DNA-binding subunit A isoform X1 codes for MPVNLTLNAISMMLAGDVNLKPLVQVVDLKQIGTAQERYRFLISDSVSSQHAMLATQLNDRVKNGLVKKGSVIQLIDYICSEVQKRKIIVVLNMEIIIPQCEIIGNPTMLTDLTQKAFPTGSSMQSAGAGYNNPGTINHGSSMQSFQPPLNGRNQASTMHSFQPTSNSQNQGNNMQSFRSTLNAQNQGNSHVTSFQPTVQPPYRPPPNYKNHGAIMKNEAPARIIPITALNPYQGRWAIKARVTAKGDLRRYNNARGDGKVFSFDLLDSDGGEIRVTCFNAVVDQFYEVIEVGRVYLVSKGSLKPAQKNFNHLKNEWEIFLESTSTVDLCPDEDGSIPQQQFSFKPISEIENAENNSIFDVIGMVTSINPSITILRKNGMETQRRILNLKDGSGRSIELTLWGDFCNKEGQKLQEILDSGDFPVLAVKAGKVSDFSGKSLGTISSSQLFINPGIPEAHGLKDWFDRGGQNAVSISISKDIMAGGSKNEIRKTVAEIRHEGLGRSDKPDWVTVCASLIFIKTGSFCYTACPLMIGDRQCNKKVTRSGNSRWQCDRCNQEFDECDYRYLLQVQIQDHTGVTWVTAFQESGEEILGCSAKEMYLLNEVPDDNRFSAIVRSRLFQQYLFRLKIKEETYGDEQRVKMTVVKADMVDYSTQSRYLLDMMSKSPRY; via the exons ATGCCTGTGAATTTGACTCTAAACGCCATTTCTATGATGCTTGCTGGGGATGTCAACTTGAAGCCACTGGTTCAGGTTGTCGATTTAAAGCAAATAGGAACAGCGCAGGAGAGATATCGCTTCCTCATCTCCGATTCTGTCTCAAGCCAGCACGCTATGCTTGCTACTCAGCTCAATGACCGAGTCAAGAACGGCCTCGTCAAGAAAGGATCTGTTATTCAACTCATCGATTACATTTGCAGCGAAGTCCAAAAGCGCAA GATTATTGTTGTGCTGAACATGGAAATTATAATTCCACAATGTGAAATAATTGGAAATCCAACAATGTTGACTGATTTAACTCAGAAGGCATTCCCTACTGGAAGTTCAATGCAGTCAGCAGGTGCTGGTTATAACAATCCAGGTACTATAAATCATGGCAGTAGTATGCAGAGTTTCCAGCCGCCTTTGAATGGCCGTAATCAGGCCTCTACCATGCATAGTTTCCAACCCACTTCAAATTCTCAAAATCAAGGTAATAATATGCAAAGTTTCAGATCCACTTTGAATGCTCAAAATCAAGGAAACAGTCATGTGACAAGTTTCCAACCAACTGTTCAACCTCCATATCGTCCACCTCCAAATTATAAAAATCATGGTGCAATTATGAAGAATGAGGCACCTGCTCGCATTATACCCATTACTGCTTTGAATCCTTATCAGGGGCGGTGGGCTATAAAGGCTAGGGTGACTGCTAAAGGGGATCTCCGCCGTTACAACAATGCTAGAGGAGATGGGAAGGTTTTCTCCTTTGACCTTCTTGACTCTGATGGGGGTGAAATAAGAGTAACCTGCTTCAATGCTGTTGTGGATCAATTTTATGAAGTTATTGAGGTTGGTAGAGTCTATTTGGTTTCAAAAGGAAGCTTAAAACCTGCACAGAAGAATTTCAACCATTTGAAGAATGAGTGGGAGATATTTTTGGAGTCAACTTCAACTGTGGATCTTTGTCCTGATGAAGATGGCTCTATACCACAGCAGCAGTTCTCCTTCAAACCTATCAGTGAAATCGAGAATGCTGAAAACAATTCCATTTTTGATGTTATTGGAATGGTGACATCTATAAACCCTTCAATTACTATCTTGAGAAAGAATGGTATGGAAACTCAGAGAAGAATTTTAAATCTGAAGGATGGCTCTGGCAGGAGCATTGAGCTAACCCTTTGGGGGGATTTCTGCAATAAGGAAGGTCAAAAGCTGCAAGAGATTCTTGATTCTGGGGATTTTCCTGTCTTAGCTGTCAAAGCAGGGAAGGTTAGCGACTTCAGTGGAAAATCCTTGGGGACAATTTCTTCTTCACAGCTCTTTATAAATCCCGGTATCCCTGAAGCTCATGGCTTGAAAGACTGGTTTGATCGAGGAGGACAAAATGCTGTCTCTATTTCCATTTCGAAAGATATAATGGCTGGAGGATCAAAGAATGAGATACGCAAAACCGTGGCCGAGATAAGGCATGAAGGTCTTGGAAGATCAGATAAGCCAGACTGGGTCACAGTCTGCGCATCACTAATATTTATCAAAACAGGTTCATTCTGCTACACAGCTTGCCCTTTGATGATTGGAGACAGACAATGTAACAAGAAAGTAACAAGGTCAGGAAACTCAAGGTGGCAGTGTGATAGATGCAACCAAGAATTTGATGAGTGTGATTATAGGTACCTTCTTCAAGTTCAGATTCAGGACCACACAGGAGTAACTTGGGTAACAGCTTTTCAGGAGTCTGGAGAAGAGATTTTAGGTTGCTCAGCAAAGGAAATGTACTTATTGAATGAAGTGCCTGATGATAATAGATTTTCAGCTATAGTTCGGAGCAGACTCTTTCAGCAGTATCTGTTCAGGCTTAAGATCAAAGAGGAAACATATGGTGACGAACAAAGGGTGAAAATGACCGTTGTTAAAGCGGATATGGTGGACTATTCTACACAGAGCAGATACCTGCTTGATATGATGTCAAAGAGTCCTAGATATTAG
- the LOC136202428 gene encoding replication protein A 70 kDa DNA-binding subunit A isoform X2 — MEIIIPQCEIIGNPTMLTDLTQKAFPTGSSMQSAGAGYNNPGTINHGSSMQSFQPPLNGRNQASTMHSFQPTSNSQNQGNNMQSFRSTLNAQNQGNSHVTSFQPTVQPPYRPPPNYKNHGAIMKNEAPARIIPITALNPYQGRWAIKARVTAKGDLRRYNNARGDGKVFSFDLLDSDGGEIRVTCFNAVVDQFYEVIEVGRVYLVSKGSLKPAQKNFNHLKNEWEIFLESTSTVDLCPDEDGSIPQQQFSFKPISEIENAENNSIFDVIGMVTSINPSITILRKNGMETQRRILNLKDGSGRSIELTLWGDFCNKEGQKLQEILDSGDFPVLAVKAGKVSDFSGKSLGTISSSQLFINPGIPEAHGLKDWFDRGGQNAVSISISKDIMAGGSKNEIRKTVAEIRHEGLGRSDKPDWVTVCASLIFIKTGSFCYTACPLMIGDRQCNKKVTRSGNSRWQCDRCNQEFDECDYRYLLQVQIQDHTGVTWVTAFQESGEEILGCSAKEMYLLNEVPDDNRFSAIVRSRLFQQYLFRLKIKEETYGDEQRVKMTVVKADMVDYSTQSRYLLDMMSKSPRY, encoded by the coding sequence ATGGAAATTATAATTCCACAATGTGAAATAATTGGAAATCCAACAATGTTGACTGATTTAACTCAGAAGGCATTCCCTACTGGAAGTTCAATGCAGTCAGCAGGTGCTGGTTATAACAATCCAGGTACTATAAATCATGGCAGTAGTATGCAGAGTTTCCAGCCGCCTTTGAATGGCCGTAATCAGGCCTCTACCATGCATAGTTTCCAACCCACTTCAAATTCTCAAAATCAAGGTAATAATATGCAAAGTTTCAGATCCACTTTGAATGCTCAAAATCAAGGAAACAGTCATGTGACAAGTTTCCAACCAACTGTTCAACCTCCATATCGTCCACCTCCAAATTATAAAAATCATGGTGCAATTATGAAGAATGAGGCACCTGCTCGCATTATACCCATTACTGCTTTGAATCCTTATCAGGGGCGGTGGGCTATAAAGGCTAGGGTGACTGCTAAAGGGGATCTCCGCCGTTACAACAATGCTAGAGGAGATGGGAAGGTTTTCTCCTTTGACCTTCTTGACTCTGATGGGGGTGAAATAAGAGTAACCTGCTTCAATGCTGTTGTGGATCAATTTTATGAAGTTATTGAGGTTGGTAGAGTCTATTTGGTTTCAAAAGGAAGCTTAAAACCTGCACAGAAGAATTTCAACCATTTGAAGAATGAGTGGGAGATATTTTTGGAGTCAACTTCAACTGTGGATCTTTGTCCTGATGAAGATGGCTCTATACCACAGCAGCAGTTCTCCTTCAAACCTATCAGTGAAATCGAGAATGCTGAAAACAATTCCATTTTTGATGTTATTGGAATGGTGACATCTATAAACCCTTCAATTACTATCTTGAGAAAGAATGGTATGGAAACTCAGAGAAGAATTTTAAATCTGAAGGATGGCTCTGGCAGGAGCATTGAGCTAACCCTTTGGGGGGATTTCTGCAATAAGGAAGGTCAAAAGCTGCAAGAGATTCTTGATTCTGGGGATTTTCCTGTCTTAGCTGTCAAAGCAGGGAAGGTTAGCGACTTCAGTGGAAAATCCTTGGGGACAATTTCTTCTTCACAGCTCTTTATAAATCCCGGTATCCCTGAAGCTCATGGCTTGAAAGACTGGTTTGATCGAGGAGGACAAAATGCTGTCTCTATTTCCATTTCGAAAGATATAATGGCTGGAGGATCAAAGAATGAGATACGCAAAACCGTGGCCGAGATAAGGCATGAAGGTCTTGGAAGATCAGATAAGCCAGACTGGGTCACAGTCTGCGCATCACTAATATTTATCAAAACAGGTTCATTCTGCTACACAGCTTGCCCTTTGATGATTGGAGACAGACAATGTAACAAGAAAGTAACAAGGTCAGGAAACTCAAGGTGGCAGTGTGATAGATGCAACCAAGAATTTGATGAGTGTGATTATAGGTACCTTCTTCAAGTTCAGATTCAGGACCACACAGGAGTAACTTGGGTAACAGCTTTTCAGGAGTCTGGAGAAGAGATTTTAGGTTGCTCAGCAAAGGAAATGTACTTATTGAATGAAGTGCCTGATGATAATAGATTTTCAGCTATAGTTCGGAGCAGACTCTTTCAGCAGTATCTGTTCAGGCTTAAGATCAAAGAGGAAACATATGGTGACGAACAAAGGGTGAAAATGACCGTTGTTAAAGCGGATATGGTGGACTATTCTACACAGAGCAGATACCTGCTTGATATGATGTCAAAGAGTCCTAGATATTAG
- the LOC136202429 gene encoding uncharacterized protein, translating into MASTSAVSMALSSLSSSTQKRVVPSSESFFKPLPIRQSKSIMVGSNPNFNKFQVKASLKEKAVTGLTAAALTASMMVPQVAEAAESGLSPSLKNFLLSIAAGGTVLVVILGVVIGVSNFDPVKRT; encoded by the coding sequence atgGCCTCAACCTCAGCTGTATCAATGGCTCTATCATCACTATCTTCTTCAACCCAGAAGAGGGTTGTTCCAAGTTCTGAGTCCTTCTTCAAGCCACTTCCAATTAGACAATCAAAGTCCATTATGGTTGGATCAAACCCCAATTTCAACAAGTTTCAGGTGAAAGCTTCATTGAAGGAGAAAGCAGTAACTGGATTAACAGCAGCTGCACTTACTGCTTCAATGATGGTTCCTCAAGTGGCTGAAGCTGCTGAATCTGGACTTTCTCCATCTCTTAAGAACTTCTTGCTCAGTATTGCTGCTGGTGGCACTGTTCTTGTTGTTATTCTTGGTGTTGTTATTGGTGTTTCTAATTTCGACCCTGTTAAGAGGACTTAG